From a single Streptomyces liliifuscus genomic region:
- a CDS encoding fumarylacetoacetate hydrolase family protein — translation MRIARFSIDGNVAFGAVEGESPPGSTGGLVLDIIKGIPFTDFELSGTKVPLNKVRLLPPMLPNKVVAFGRNYAEHAREMGNEVPDAPFAFFKPSTSVIGPGDEIAYPSFSNEVHHEAELAVVIGRMCREVPRERVKDVILGYTCANDVTARDVQKREKQWARAKGFDSSCPLGPWVETDLDPSDLTIMCTVNGQQRQLGRTSEMIHSVEDLIVNITEAMTLLPGDVILTGTPAGVGPLTVGDEVAVTIEGIGTLTNKVIKRG, via the coding sequence GTGCGCATCGCCAGGTTCTCCATCGACGGCAACGTCGCGTTCGGCGCGGTCGAGGGCGAGAGCCCTCCTGGGTCGACCGGCGGGCTCGTGCTCGACATCATCAAGGGCATCCCGTTCACGGACTTCGAGCTCTCCGGCACGAAGGTCCCGCTGAACAAGGTCCGGCTCCTGCCGCCCATGCTCCCCAACAAGGTCGTGGCCTTCGGCCGCAACTACGCGGAGCACGCCAGGGAGATGGGCAACGAGGTGCCCGACGCCCCGTTCGCCTTCTTCAAGCCGTCCACCTCGGTGATCGGCCCCGGCGACGAGATCGCGTACCCCTCCTTCTCCAACGAGGTGCACCACGAGGCCGAGCTGGCCGTCGTCATCGGCCGGATGTGCCGCGAGGTCCCGCGCGAGCGGGTCAAGGACGTCATCCTCGGCTACACCTGCGCCAACGACGTCACCGCACGTGACGTCCAGAAGCGCGAGAAGCAGTGGGCGCGGGCCAAGGGCTTCGACTCCTCCTGCCCGCTCGGCCCCTGGGTAGAGACGGACCTCGACCCGTCCGACCTGACCATCATGTGCACGGTCAACGGCCAACAGCGCCAGCTGGGCCGCACCAGCGAGATGATCCACTCCGTCGAGGACCTGATCGTCAACATCACCGAGGCCATGACGCTGCTCCCCGGCGACGTGATCCTCACGGGCACCCCCGCGGGGGTCGGCCCGCTCACTGTCGGCGACGAGGTCGCCGTCACCATCGAAGGCATCGGCACTCTCACCAACAAGGTGATCAAGCGTGGCTAA
- a CDS encoding sensor histidine kinase — MQGRFKRDGSASAEPEPHGGTGTGSSPQHAQNQGPAGAGDGGERSSRPGAPKGAQGKGGPTAVTGGPGAPPAAPPKAKNPSGPGSRIALRNWRISTRLVSLLALPVVAATSLGALRISDTMDEIQQLENMKLLTDMTKQATELAAALQEERDKSAGPLANGTKASDFTVKGVRDKTDRARAAFMEGTHELDDAGNNENLDGVRDNVVAIATQLNTLSGIRNNAFQDEKNSSQSVESYHRLIEQLLGLSQDMAEATSNPEMIQRTRALAAFSTAKEYASIQRAVIAAALPATDATYGDLSENDRQYGLSAFENQKAELTSFASIYEGNSRELTKPLDEPSPTIKAADTYAERVLRRENGLQLRDKRSYLDWVDADSSKIQEMSKIELTLLNEMEQKARELRNEAEQEAIISGALILLVLGVSLVGAFVVARSMIRSLRRLQDTATKVAQDRLPELVKQLSESDPQDVDTSVESVGVHSKDEIGQVAAAFDDVHREAVRLAAEQALLRGNVNAMFTNLSRRSQGLIQRQLSLISELESREADPDQLSSLFKLDHLATRMRRNGENLLVLAGEEPGRRWTRPVPLVDVLRAAASEVEQYERIELSAVPTTEVAGRVVNDLVHLLAELLENATSFSSPQTKVKVTGHALPDGRVLIEIHDTGIGLSPEDLAAINERLASPPTVDVSVSRRMGLFVVGRLSQRHGIRIQLRPSDSGGTTALVMLPVDVAQGGKKVPGNKQGQGVPNSGGPAAAQAAAGVAAARRGGAGGGPALGAGAPTGGNGGRLNAGPQRGQVGAGTGARAALPRPDAGGRPGGPGGSRGPQQPPQGRPAPAGAGAPQAFNDFGGNDSGRQDAFGGGRQDTMGGNNRGPVPPQPQQRPTGGDQGRRPPQQPQLPPRGGPRAELPGGNPQPRVPSWSDDNAQPPVPRSSMDAPRGHEEPDATSQMPRINDRQGPGGPASTSEFPRIDDRQGAGSTGEYPRPDYDAPRSGAGAQQGNGQFVRPDVFGTPNPSGAGQNPSAGGQYNRQDPAATGQFPMPGYDGGSTGQYAAPGQDVQQSHTGQFPAPNHGERQGGGTGQFERPGANGSNGTNGSRPQRPQSRRRPALPQEPEALPPATGPGDGRTPLYDTLETNWFNQAQAGNGEQAPQQQPAQAAPAAPQRPAPAASGSASWRTTPNDELGRQAERVRQPSAGGVTVSGLPRRVPRANLVAGTAQQQQHQTGPQVSRAPDDVRGRLTNLRRGIQQGRQAGNGQTGSFPSPTHQQER, encoded by the coding sequence GTGCAGGGACGTTTCAAGAGGGATGGCAGCGCTTCGGCGGAGCCGGAGCCGCACGGCGGGACCGGCACCGGTTCCTCGCCCCAGCACGCCCAGAACCAAGGACCGGCAGGGGCCGGCGACGGGGGTGAGCGCTCTTCGCGCCCCGGTGCGCCCAAGGGTGCCCAGGGCAAGGGCGGTCCGACCGCGGTGACCGGTGGCCCGGGGGCCCCGCCCGCCGCACCGCCCAAGGCCAAGAACCCCAGTGGCCCCGGCTCGCGAATAGCTCTGCGCAACTGGCGCATCTCCACGCGTCTGGTGTCGCTGCTCGCGCTGCCCGTGGTCGCCGCCACCTCGCTGGGCGCCCTGCGCATCAGCGACACGATGGACGAGATCCAGCAGCTCGAGAACATGAAGCTGCTGACCGACATGACGAAGCAGGCGACCGAGCTCGCCGCCGCGCTCCAGGAGGAGCGCGACAAGTCGGCCGGTCCGCTCGCCAACGGCACGAAGGCGTCCGACTTCACCGTCAAGGGCGTCCGCGACAAGACGGACCGTGCGCGTGCCGCCTTCATGGAAGGCACCCACGAGCTCGACGACGCGGGCAACAACGAGAACCTCGACGGCGTCCGGGACAACGTGGTGGCCATCGCCACCCAGCTGAACACCCTGAGCGGCATCCGCAACAACGCCTTCCAGGACGAGAAGAACTCCTCCCAGTCGGTCGAGTCGTACCACCGGCTGATCGAGCAGCTGCTCGGCCTCTCCCAGGACATGGCCGAGGCGACCAGCAACCCGGAGATGATCCAGCGCACGCGCGCCCTGGCGGCCTTCTCCACCGCCAAGGAGTACGCGTCCATCCAGCGTGCGGTCATCGCGGCGGCCCTGCCGGCCACCGACGCCACGTACGGCGATCTCTCCGAGAACGACCGGCAGTACGGCCTCTCGGCCTTCGAGAACCAGAAGGCCGAGCTCACCAGCTTCGCCAGCATCTACGAGGGCAACTCGCGCGAGCTGACGAAGCCGCTCGACGAGCCGAGCCCGACCATCAAGGCGGCCGACACCTACGCGGAGCGTGTGCTCCGGCGTGAGAACGGTCTGCAGCTGCGTGACAAGCGCTCGTACCTGGACTGGGTGGACGCCGACTCGTCCAAGATCCAGGAAATGTCGAAGATCGAGCTCACGCTGCTCAACGAGATGGAGCAGAAGGCCCGCGAGCTGCGCAACGAGGCCGAGCAGGAAGCGATCATCTCCGGTGCGCTGATCCTGCTGGTGCTCGGTGTCTCGCTGGTCGGCGCCTTCGTGGTGGCCCGCTCCATGATCCGCTCGCTGCGCCGCCTCCAGGACACCGCGACGAAGGTCGCCCAGGACCGGCTGCCCGAGCTGGTCAAGCAGCTCTCCGAGTCCGACCCGCAGGACGTCGACACGTCCGTCGAGTCGGTCGGTGTGCACTCCAAGGACGAGATCGGCCAGGTGGCCGCGGCCTTCGACGACGTGCACCGCGAGGCCGTACGACTCGCCGCCGAGCAGGCCCTTCTGCGAGGCAACGTCAACGCGATGTTCACCAACCTCTCGCGCCGCTCCCAGGGCCTCATCCAGCGTCAGCTCTCGCTCATCTCCGAACTGGAGTCCCGCGAGGCCGACCCGGACCAGCTGTCCTCACTGTTCAAGCTCGACCACCTCGCGACCCGCATGCGCCGTAACGGCGAGAACCTCCTCGTCCTCGCCGGTGAAGAGCCCGGCCGCCGCTGGACCCGTCCGGTCCCGCTGGTCGACGTGCTCCGCGCCGCCGCCTCCGAGGTGGAGCAGTACGAGCGCATCGAACTGTCGGCGGTGCCCACCACCGAGGTCGCCGGCCGCGTGGTCAACGACCTCGTGCACTTGCTCGCCGAGCTGCTGGAGAACGCCACGTCGTTCTCCTCCCCGCAGACCAAGGTCAAGGTCACCGGTCACGCGCTGCCCGACGGCCGCGTACTGATCGAGATCCACGACACCGGTATCGGCCTCTCGCCCGAGGACCTCGCGGCGATCAACGAGCGGCTCGCCTCGCCGCCCACCGTGGACGTCTCGGTCTCCCGCCGCATGGGTCTGTTCGTGGTCGGCCGGCTGTCCCAGCGCCACGGCATCCGCATCCAGCTCCGCCCGTCCGACTCCGGTGGTACGACCGCGCTGGTCATGCTGCCCGTCGATGTCGCCCAGGGCGGCAAGAAGGTTCCGGGCAACAAGCAGGGCCAGGGCGTTCCCAACAGCGGCGGCCCCGCCGCCGCGCAGGCCGCGGCCGGTGTCGCGGCGGCCCGCCGGGGCGGCGCCGGAGGCGGTCCCGCCCTCGGCGCGGGTGCTCCCACCGGCGGCAACGGCGGACGGCTCAACGCCGGTCCGCAGCGCGGCCAGGTCGGTGCCGGCACCGGAGCGCGTGCCGCGCTGCCCAGGCCGGACGCGGGCGGCCGCCCGGGCGGACCGGGTGGATCGCGTGGCCCCCAGCAGCCCCCGCAGGGCAGGCCGGCCCCGGCCGGTGCCGGTGCCCCGCAGGCCTTCAACGACTTCGGCGGCAACGACTCCGGCCGGCAGGACGCATTCGGCGGCGGACGCCAGGACACGATGGGCGGCAACAACCGCGGCCCCGTGCCCCCGCAGCCCCAGCAGCGTCCGACCGGTGGCGACCAGGGCCGCCGTCCGCCCCAGCAGCCGCAGCTGCCGCCGCGCGGTGGTCCGCGTGCCGAGCTGCCCGGCGGAAACCCGCAGCCGCGGGTGCCCAGCTGGAGCGACGACAACGCGCAGCCGCCGGTGCCGCGTTCCTCGATGGACGCCCCGCGCGGCCACGAAGAGCCGGACGCCACCTCGCAGATGCCCCGGATCAACGACCGGCAGGGACCGGGTGGACCCGCGTCCACCTCGGAGTTCCCGCGGATCGACGACCGTCAGGGTGCCGGTTCCACGGGCGAGTACCCGCGGCCGGACTACGACGCCCCGCGTTCCGGCGCGGGTGCGCAGCAGGGCAACGGACAGTTCGTCCGCCCGGACGTCTTCGGTACGCCGAATCCTTCCGGCGCCGGCCAGAACCCGTCCGCGGGCGGCCAGTACAACCGCCAGGACCCCGCCGCCACCGGCCAGTTCCCGATGCCCGGCTACGACGGTGGTTCCACCGGTCAGTACGCGGCACCGGGTCAGGACGTTCAGCAGAGCCACACCGGCCAGTTCCCGGCGCCGAACCACGGCGAGCGGCAGGGCGGCGGCACCGGGCAGTTCGAGCGTCCCGGCGCCAATGGCTCGAACGGCACCAACGGCTCCCGCCCCCAGCGTCCGCAGTCGCGTCGGCGTCCCGCGCTCCCCCAGGAGCCCGAGGCACTGCCGCCGGCGACGGGTCCCGGTGACGGGCGTACACCGCTGTACGACACCCTGGAGACCAACTGGTTCAACCAGGCCCAGGCGGGCAACGGCGAGCAGGCACCGCAGCAGCAGCCCGCACAGGCTGCTCCCGCGGCACCGCAGCGTCCGGCGCCCGCCGCATCAGGGTCCGCCTCCTGGCGGACCACCCCCAATGACGAACTCGGCCGGCAGGCCGAGCGGGTACGCCAGCCCTCCGCGGGTGGCGTGACCGTCTCGGGTCTGCCGCGCCGGGTCCCCCGCGCGAACCTCGTCGCGGGGACGGCTCAGCAGCAACAGCACCAAACCGGTCCGCAGGTCTCGCGTGCGCCCGATGACGTACGCGGCCGGCTGACCAATCTTCGTAGGGGCATCCAGCAGGGCCGGCAGGCCGGCAACGGCCAGACCGGCAGCTTCCCCAGCCCCACTCACCAGCAGGAGCGTTAG
- a CDS encoding roadblock/LC7 domain-containing protein codes for MSQAAQNLNWLITNFVDNTPGVSHTVVVSADGLLLAMSEGFPRDRADQLAAVASGLTSLTAGASRIFEGGTVAQTVVEMERGFLFLMSVSDGSSLAVLSHPDCDIGLVGYEMALLVDRAGAVLTPDLRAELQGSLLH; via the coding sequence ATGAGCCAGGCGGCACAGAACCTCAACTGGTTGATCACCAACTTCGTTGACAACACCCCCGGGGTGTCCCACACCGTCGTCGTTTCCGCCGACGGACTCCTTCTGGCGATGTCCGAGGGCTTTCCGCGCGACCGCGCCGACCAGCTCGCGGCCGTCGCCTCCGGACTCACTTCACTCACGGCCGGTGCCTCCCGGATCTTCGAGGGCGGCACCGTCGCCCAGACGGTCGTCGAGATGGAACGCGGCTTCCTCTTCCTGATGTCCGTCTCGGACGGATCGTCCCTCGCGGTCCTCTCCCACCCGGACTGCGACATCGGCCTTGTCGGATACGAGATGGCTCTGCTCGTCGACCGTGCGGGTGCGGTGCTCACGCCGGATCTGCGGGCCGAACTTCAGGGCAGCCTGCTTCACTAG
- a CDS encoding DUF742 domain-containing protein — protein sequence MTPPTASHDPYAQPYEDEGDQPLVRPYAMTGGRTRPRYQLAIEALISTTADPAQLMGLLPEHQRICHLCREVKSVAEVSALLSMPLGVARILVADLAEAGLVAIHQPGGDESNGGAPDVTLLERVLSGLRKL from the coding sequence ATGACCCCGCCCACCGCCTCTCATGATCCGTACGCACAGCCGTACGAGGATGAGGGCGACCAGCCGCTGGTACGTCCGTACGCGATGACCGGCGGCCGGACCCGGCCGCGCTACCAGCTCGCCATAGAGGCACTGATCAGCACAACGGCCGACCCGGCGCAGCTGATGGGGCTGCTCCCGGAGCACCAGCGGATCTGCCACCTCTGCCGTGAGGTGAAGTCGGTGGCCGAGGTGTCGGCCCTGCTGTCCATGCCCCTGGGCGTGGCACGGATTCTCGTCGCGGACCTCGCGGAGGCCGGACTCGTCGCGATCCACCAGCCGGGTGGCGACGAGAGCAATGGCGGCGCCCCGGACGTGACACTGCTCGAAAGGGTGCTCAGTGGACTTCGCAAGCTCTGA
- a CDS encoding GTP-binding protein translates to MDFASSDGGRATTSAKIVVAGGFGVGKTTFVGAVSEINPLRTEAVMTSASAGIDDLTHTGDKTTTTVAMDFGRITLDQDLILYLFGTPGQDRFWFMWDDLVRGAIGAVVLVDTRRLADCFPAVDYFENSGLPFVIALNGFDGHQPYTPDEVREALQIGPDAPIITTDARHRADAKSALITLVEHALMARLR, encoded by the coding sequence GTGGACTTCGCAAGCTCTGACGGAGGTCGGGCGACCACCTCCGCGAAGATCGTGGTGGCGGGTGGCTTCGGCGTCGGCAAGACCACGTTCGTGGGTGCCGTCTCCGAGATCAACCCGCTGCGCACCGAGGCCGTCATGACGTCCGCCTCGGCGGGCATCGACGACCTCACCCACACCGGGGACAAGACGACGACCACCGTCGCCATGGACTTCGGCCGTATCACCCTGGACCAGGACCTGATCCTGTACCTGTTCGGTACGCCCGGCCAGGACCGTTTCTGGTTCATGTGGGACGACCTGGTACGCGGCGCGATCGGTGCCGTCGTGCTCGTGGACACCCGCCGTCTCGCCGACTGCTTCCCCGCGGTCGACTACTTCGAGAACAGCGGACTGCCGTTCGTCATAGCCCTGAACGGCTTCGACGGACACCAGCCGTACACCCCCGACGAGGTCCGCGAGGCCCTGCAGATCGGCCCGGACGCCCCGATCATCACGACGGACGCCCGCCACCGCGCGGACGCCAAGTCGGCGCTGATCACCCTGGTCGAGCACGCCTTGATGGCTCGTCTGCGCTAG